A window from Lampris incognitus isolate fLamInc1 chromosome 5, fLamInc1.hap2, whole genome shotgun sequence encodes these proteins:
- the znf207b gene encoding BUB3-interacting and GLEBS motif-containing protein ZNF207b — MGRKKKKQMKPWCWYCNRDFDDEKILIQHQKAKHFKCHICHKKLYTGPGLAIHCMQVHKETIDGVPNAIPGRVDIELEIYGMEGIPEKDMQERRRTLEQKSQESQKKKPNNQEDSDEDDDDDEPGPSFQQPVPAQPQAGYAAPMAQPGMPPVAGAPGMPPGGYQGMPPMMPGVPPMVHGMPPRMHGMPPGMMPMGGMMPPMMPGMPGLPPGMPPHMAPRPGMPHMAQAPAAGGMPSRPAIPAAQPAVTKPLFPSAAQAQQSAPGTVAPNSNSTAATTEPPKPTFPAYTQPSTSSSSSSSSSSNPSSSTVAKPPVTVTSKPATLTTTSATSKLIHPDEDISLEERRAQLPRYQRLIPRPGQAHAAAPPAAAVGSMIPPQQGMPPQQPGIRHPMHGQYGAPPQGMPGYMPGGMPPYGQGPPMVPPYQGGPPMGMRPPVMSPAGRY; from the exons ATGGgacgaaagaagaagaagcagatgaAACCATGGTGCTG GTACTGTAATCGAGATTTTGACGACGAGAAGATCCTCATCCAGCACCAAAAGGCCAAACATTTCAAATGCCACATATGTCACAAGAAGTTATATACTGGGCCAGGTTTGGCCATTCACTGCATGCAG GTACACAAAGAGACCATTGATGGTGTACCAAATGCCATACCTGGTAGAGTTGACATAGAGTTGGAGATCTATGGCATGGAGGGTATCCCAGAGAAAGATATGCAGGAGAGAAGACGAACATTAGAACAGAAATCGCAAG AGAGTCAGAAAAAGAAGCCGAACAACCAGGAAGAttctgatgaggatgatgatgatgatgagccagGACCATCATTTCAGCAACCTGTTCCTGCCCAGCCCCAGGCAGGCTACGCTGCTCCCATGGCCCAGCCTGGTATGCCTCCTGTGGCTGGAGCACCAGGGATGCCTCCTGGAGGATACCAAG GAATGCCTCCCATGATGCCAGGTGTTCCACCCATGGTGCACGGGATGCCACCTCGCATGCATGGAATGCCACCAGG CATGATGCCCATGGGAGGGATGATGCCTCCCATGATGCCAGGAATGCCGGGCCTGCCCCCAG GAATGCCGCCCCACATGGCTCCAAGACCGGGAATGCCCCACATGGCCCAAGCCCCTGCAGCAGGAGGGATGCCAAGCCGACCAGCCATACCGGCAGCCCAACCTGCTGTTACCAAGCCCCTCTTCCCCAGTGCAGCACAG GCCCAGCAGAGTGCTCCAGGAACTGTAGCTCCAAACTCCAATAGTACAGCCGCCACCACAGAACCTCCCAAACCAACATTCCCTGCCTATACCCAGCCCTctacttcttcttcctcttcttcttcctcttcctctaatCCCTCTAGCAGCACTGTGGCCAAGCCCCCAGTCACAGTGACCAGTAAGCCTGCTACTCTCACTACAACGAGTGCAACCAGTAAGTTGATCCACCCTGATGAGGATATCTCACTG GAGGAGAGAAGGGCGCAGTTGCCTCGGTACCAGCGTCTTATTCCCCGGCCTGGCCAGGCACATGCGGCCGCTCCCCCAGCCGCTGCGGTGGGCAGCATGATCCCACCGCAGCAAGGCATGCCACCCCAGCAGCCTGGCATAAGACATCCAATGCACG GTCAGTATGGTGCCCCTCCCCAAGGCATGCCGGGCTACATGCCTGGAGGGATGCCCCCATATGGGCAGGGCCCTCCAATGGTTCCTCCCTACCAGGGTGGCCCTCCCATGGGCATGAGGCCTCCTGTCATGTCTCCAGCGGGGCGGTATTGA